The DNA region CTACGTGCTCTTCGGTTGGACGAAGACCGCCGACCCGAGCAGCCTGCCAGGAGGCTGGTGCCGCTACGGCGTCGGCACCGGGAGCAGCCTGAACGACTATCCCAAGCTAGGGCACGACGCCAACTTCATCACGATCGGCGCCAACGTGTCCAGCGACACCGTGCCGACCTACCCCTTCGTCACCGCCAACATCTGGGCGATCCCCAAGCCGCTCGCCGGCGACACGTCGTGCAGCTCGCCGGTGTCGGCGTGGTACTTCGCGGACGCGACGCACCTCCTGCACAACGCCGATGGCTCGCTGGCCTTCACCCCAGTGCCGGCCAACACCGCGGACGGATCATCGCCCGGATACATCGTCGGCGCCCACGACGATTCGACCGCGCCACAGTCGAAGGTCATGGTCTGGCATTTCGCCCCCGGACCGACGTTGGTTGCCGATGGTGACATAACCGTCGGAACGTTCAGCGTTCCGCCGAGCGTGCCCCAACCGGGCACGACCTACCTGCTCGACAGCCTCGATGGACGCCTGACCCAGGCGGTGCAACTCCGCGACCCGTCGGCCGGAGGCGTCGAGGCGGTCTGGACCCAGCACACTGTGGCCGGGGCAACCGGGCGCGCCGTGGTCCGCTGGGATGAGTTCGCACCGTCGACGCTTACCGTGCTCCAGGAGGGCGAGATCGGCAGCGCCACGGACCACGTCTTCAACGGTGCGATTTCGCCGTCGTCTGCCGGCAATGATGCCGGGGTCTTCTACAACCGGGGGAGTGGATCGACGTTGGCCGTGATCGGCGCACAGACCCGAGGGAGTTCGACACCGCTGGGCCAGATGGACGCCGGTGAAGTCGTCCTTGGGACGAGTGCGACCTTCGACCAGGAGACCCTCTTCCAGGGCAACTGCACGGCTAACCCGTGTCGCTGGGGTGACTACTCCGGCGCCTCGCCCGACCCGAGCAACGCGGGCGTCGTCTGGGGCAGCAACCAGTTGGCCGGGCCGGCCCTTCTCGGCCTCGCCCAATGGACCACGCAGAATTTCGCGATCAGCACCGGCCCGGTGTCGGCGCCCGATTTCAGCATGTCGGTCGCGCCGGCGAGCCAGACCGTCGTGGTCGGAAACCAAACGAGCTACACCGTCACGATCACGCCGGCCGGCGGTTTCAGCGGCCAGGTGGCCCTGAGCGTTGATGGTCTCCCAGGCGGGGCAAACGGGACGTTCACTCCTAACCCGGCGACGGGTTCGTCGACCCTCACCGTTACCACCGCGACGACGACGCCGACCGGTACCTATCCCCTGACGGTCAGGGGAGTGAGCGGCACGTTGAGCCATTCAGCCCCGGCCACGCTGGTGGTGAATGCCGCGCCAGACTTCTCACTGAGCGCCACGCCAGCGAGTGCGTCGGTTGGTGGCAGCGTCACGAGCACGACCTATGGCGTGACGATCACACCCATCAACGGCTTCAATAGCCCGGTCACGCTGAGCGCGAGTGGGCCGCTGATCGGGGCGCTGGGGACCTTTAGCCCGAACCCCGCGATTACCTCATCGACACTGACGGTCAGCATCATGTCGAACACGCCGGCCGGTACCTACACCCTGACGCTCACCGGAACCAGCGGCAGCCTGAGCCATTCGACGACGGTGACACTGGTCGTCAATTCGGACTTCTCGCTCAGTGCCTCGCCGACCAGCCGCACGATCAGACACGGCCGGTCGACAACGTACACAATCACCATCAACGCGCTCAATGGCTTCAGAGGGTCAGTCAACCTTGCCGTTGCGGGGCTTCCCTCCGGATCCTCGGGCGGCTTCAGCCCGAATCCGGCAACGACGTCTTCCGTGCTGACGGTGAACACCGGCGGTGGGACCACCGGCACCTTTACCCTTACGATCAGCGGGACGGGCGGCGGCAAAACGCACACGGTCACGGTCACGCTCGTCTTGAACTGAGGACTGGATCTCCCTCCCCCAATAAGGGAGGGAGATCTACCCATTCAACGCCAGAGCGTGGCTTAGCGCGCGGGCGCGCCGCCCCGGGTGACGACCCGCACCAGGGCGGCAAGGCCCCAGCCGATCAGCGCGTAGATGGCAATGGCGACCAGGGACTCGGGTTCAAAGACATTACGGCCGTTGGCCGCGGTGTTGAAGATCCCATGAAACGGGGCAACGAACACCTGCGTCAGGTCGTAGATGAAGGTGACGAAGCTTGCCTGGGTCGAAGCGGCGAGCAGCTTGAACAGAAGGCGGATGATCAAAAGCGCGATGACGATTCCCGTAAGCAGCCAGACAGCCTGCTCTGCCCGCAAGCTGTACGCTGGTCGATCGGTCGTCACAGTCGTAGTGCTGTTTTCGCGTGATTGTTGCATCCCCGTGTAACGGAGAATCTGTAGGCAGTCCTGCGGAGACTCAGCGCCTCCTAGCGATGCGGTTCACGCGGAAGCGCCGCCTCGGGTTACGACTCGGACCAGGCTGGCAAGGCCCCAGCCAATCAACGAGTAGATGGCGATGGCGACGAGGGACTCGGGTTCAAAAACACTATGGCCGTTGGCCGCCGTGTTGAAGATCCCATGGAAGGGCGCGACGAACACCTGGGTCAGGTCGTAAATGAACGTGACGAAGCTTGCCTGGGTCGAAGCGCCAAGGAGCTTGAATAGGAAGCGAATGGCCAGGAGTGCGTCGACCACTCCCGCGAGCAGCCAGACGGCCTGCTCTGCCCGCAAACTGTACCCAGGTCGATCGGTCGTGACAGTCGTCGTGCTGTTCTCGTGTGCTGCTTGCATCCCGTCAGTCTTACCGACTGGCAGGCGCCTTGCCTCCTGCAAATGCCGGGGGACCGGCCGCTATTTTGCCCGGATGACCGCTTCCAGGAGCCCGATCAGTTCGACTGGAAGACGCGGATATCGCTCGAAGATCCCGGCAATGAAAGAGGCCCCCGAAGGGGCCTCTGGCGTCTAACTACTTACTTATCGCCACCATTGTGGTCGCCACCATCGTGCTCGCCACCATCGTGGTCGCCACCATGATGGTCGCCATCATTGTCATGATCGCCGTGCCCATGATCACCTTCGTGATCCTTGTCCTTGTCCTTGTCCTTGTCCTTGTCTTTGTCGCCGCCGCCGCCGCCGCCGCCGCCGCCGCCGCCGGCACTAGTTCCGCAGGCGGAGATGGTGGTGCCGGTCATCGTTACGGCTGTCTTCGCCAAGGCACGGCCCATCAGGCTGGAGCCTGTTCCGGTGAAGGTGACGGCCGACCCCGCGAGAATATTTCCCAGGAACTTCGTGCCCGTCCCAATGGTCGCGGTTGTACCGAGTACCCAGTAGACGTTACAGGCTGACCCGCCGCCGGCCATGACCACCTGGGCGGTGCCTGTTGTGATGCCGGTCCCGACCTTGAATACCCAGACCCCCGATGACGGCCCATTGAGCGTCAGGATGCCTGTGGTGAGGTCCGCCGTTGTGTCGAAGCAGTACACACCGGGGACCAGTGTCTGTCCGCCGAGCGCCTGCCCGGTCAGGTTCTTGCCAGGGTCGCATGGCAGGAGGTTGAACTTCGTGTATGCGGTGTTGAACGCGTTGAACGCGCTAACGGCCGTCGCGTCCCCCTGGTGAATGGCTCCAGCGATGCTGCACGTTGGGGTCCGGGTCACCGTGAGCTTGGAACCCACGTTTCCGGTGACGCTGGACGCGGTGCAAGTCACCCCGGCCCCGCCCAAGACCACGAAATTCGCCGCCGCGCCGAGAGAGGGCGGGGGGGCTGCGGAGGCCAAAAGGGGAGCCGCGCAGAGGAGCGCAAATGTGCCGAGGATTCCTGCTGCGAATCTAGTCATGCGGTTCATGGTTTCTCCTCTTGTCACGTGATCGAGGTAATCGGGGAACGTGTTAACCAGGTCATAGGGGTTCCCTCCTTGAGTCCTTCCACCAAGAAACCGGCGCGGCGCCGCGGTCAACGAAGAGGACACCACTGGGCCCGGACTCAAACCAGAGCGACAAGGCGCCCGCTTCACGGTCCGAAAGCAAGCTCATCCAAAGTGCGTCGTCGCGCTGTTTTCGGGTGCTGCATGCATCCCGTCAGTCTTACCGACTGGCGACCGCCCCGCCTCCTGCAAATGCGGGGGTGTTGGTTGGTTAGCGCGCCTGGCGAAGCGCCTCGGCAAGCACGTCGATTCCCTCGTCGAGCTGGGCATCCTGGATGAGAATCGATGGCAGGAACCGGATGACGGTTCCCCCTGCGGGCAGGACGAGCACGCCGGCCTCCTGCATCGCCTTGATCACGACGGTCACCGGCTTCTTGAGCTCGACGGCCTGCATCATGCCCCGGCCGCGAACCTCGCGAATCAGCGGCAACCGGAGGTCGCGAATGCGCTCTTGAAAACGCGTTCCCGCCTGGGCTGCGCGAGCATGCAACGTCTCGTCGGAGAGGACACGGAGCGTCACGGCACCGGCGGCGCAGACCAACGGATTACCGGCAAAGGTGCTCCCGTGGCTGCCCTTAGGCACTCGGTCGCTGACTGCCTCAGTGGCCACGGTCACGCCCACTGGCAGGCCGTTGGCGATCGACTTCGAAAGGCACAGGATGTCGGGCACGATGTCCTCGCGGGTGAAGGCAAACGGGCTCCCAGTCCGAAACCCGGTTTGGATCTCGTCACATATCAGAAGGATGCCGCGCGCGTCGCATCGTTCGCGGATCCCTCTCAGATAGCCGTCGGCGGGCACCCGGATGCCACCCTCGCCCTGGATCGGCTCGACGATCACCGCCGCGACCGAGTCGTCCAGCACCTTGTCCAGTGCCTCGAGATCATCGAACGGGACGTGACGGACGCCTTCGAGCATCGGGGCGAACGGGTCACGATACTTCGCGTCAGCAGTCGCGGAAAGGGCGCCAAAGGTACGTCCGTGATAGGCGCGGTGGGTGGCGACGATGCCGATGCGTCCGGTGGCGACGCGCGCATACTTGAGCGCGGCCTCGACGGCCTCGGCGCCCGAGTTCCCGAAGGAGATCCGGCTCAGGGGTGGGGGCAGCAGCGCACCCAATGCGTCGAGGAAATCCTGGCGAGCCGGCGTGTCGAAGCTCTGGTGGGCATTGGTCAGCTGCGACGCCTGCAGCTTGATGGCATCGGTCACCAGCGGGTGGGCGTGCCCGAGGAGATTCACACCATAGTTGGTCATCAGGTCGAGGTATCGCCGGTCCTTGTCATCCCACAGGTACGACCCCTCGCCGCGAACGAGGGTCAACCCCCGGCTCGCGTGCAGTGGAATCGGGCTGAGCTGGGTGTGCGTCGCGGTCAGGTCGTGACCCATGTCCCCGCTCCTTCGAAGGCGCGCATCAGCGGGTGCTCACCGCGCCCATCGAGCAGTCCGACCGCCTTGATGCCGCGGCGGATGGCCTGTGCCGCCGCCAGCAGCTTGACGCGCGCCCGTCCCTTGCCATATTCCGATATCCGCTCGACCTCATCGAGGTGAATCAATGGGATCACACTTCGCTCGTCGCTGACGTCGCGCATGAAGCCGGGGGTGTCGGCAAAGATCAGCAGACGCTCGGCCTGCAGCGCGCTGGCGATCTCCATCGCTAGGCGGTCGCCGTCGATATTGATGGCGACGCCCTCGTGGCTGATCGCGGGTGGTGTGATGACCGGCATGTAACCATTGTCGAGCAGCAGCCGCAAGAGCTTCGGCTCGACCCGCTCGATGCTGCCGCTGTGATCGCCGTGCAGGATTTTGACCTTGTCGCCTTCCTTGATGCGCAGGTCCGGCTTACGCCGGCCGATCGCGATGCCTCCGTCCATCGCCGTCAGGCCCACCGCGTTTGAACCCAGGGCGCGAAGCCGCTCCACGATGCGCTTGTTCTGCTTGCCGGCGTAGGCCATCAGGAAGTGATCCATGGTGATCGCGTCGGTGAAGCGGCTGATCTCGCCTCGTTCGGAGGTGACCATTCGTGGCGGATGGCTCAACCGCGCGGAAAGCTCATTCAGCTCCTTGTTGGCGCCGTGCACCAGCACCAGCGGCTCCTCGCAGGCGGCGACATCGCGCAGCAACGGGTCGAAGTCGGTCAGGCTGCCGCCGATCTTGATGACCAGCACGGCTAAATGGGGTACAGGCCCGGGAAGTCGAGGCCGGTTCGCTCGTCCCATCCGAAGCGGATGTTGAGTGCTTGCACCGCCTGGCCGGCCGCGCCCTTCATCAGGTTGTCGAGCGCACTCATGACGACCACGCGACGCGAGTGCGGGTCCCGCTCGAAGCCCACATCGCAGTAGTTCGTACCGGACAGGATCTTCGGGTTGGGATAGCGGTGGATCCCCTGTGACTCCTTGATGATCCGCATGAACGGCTCATCGGCGTAGGCCGCACGGTAGATCTTCCAGAGATCTTTCTCGGTGA from Candidatus Dormiibacterota bacterium includes:
- a CDS encoding YggT family protein; protein product: MQAAHENSTTTVTTDRPGYSLRAEQAVWLLAGVVDALLAIRFLFKLLGASTQASFVTFIYDLTQVFVAPFHGIFNTAANGHSVFEPESLVAIAIYSLIGWGLASLVRVVTRGGASA
- a CDS encoding ice-binding family protein produces the protein MTRFAAGILGTFALLCAAPLLASAAPPPSLGAAANFVVLGGAGVTCTASSVTGNVGSKLTVTRTPTCSIAGAIHQGDATAVSAFNAFNTAYTKFNLLPCDPGKNLTGQALGGQTLVPGVYCFDTTADLTTGILTLNGPSSGVWVFKVGTGITTGTAQVVMAGGGSACNVYWVLGTTATIGTGTKFLGNILAGSAVTFTGTGSSLMGRALAKTAVTMTGTTISACGTSAGGGGGGGGGGGDKDKDKDKDKDKDHEGDHGHGDHDNDGDHHGGDHDGGEHDGGDHNGGDK
- a CDS encoding aspartate aminotransferase family protein, whose amino-acid sequence is MGHDLTATHTQLSPIPLHASRGLTLVRGEGSYLWDDKDRRYLDLMTNYGVNLLGHAHPLVTDAIKLQASQLTNAHQSFDTPARQDFLDALGALLPPPLSRISFGNSGAEAVEAALKYARVATGRIGIVATHRAYHGRTFGALSATADAKYRDPFAPMLEGVRHVPFDDLEALDKVLDDSVAAVIVEPIQGEGGIRVPADGYLRGIRERCDARGILLICDEIQTGFRTGSPFAFTREDIVPDILCLSKSIANGLPVGVTVATEAVSDRVPKGSHGSTFAGNPLVCAAGAVTLRVLSDETLHARAAQAGTRFQERIRDLRLPLIREVRGRGMMQAVELKKPVTVVIKAMQEAGVLVLPAGGTVIRFLPSILIQDAQLDEGIDVLAEALRQAR
- a CDS encoding [LysW]-aminoadipate kinase, which produces MLVIKIGGSLTDFDPLLRDVAACEEPLVLVHGANKELNELSARLSHPPRMVTSERGEISRFTDAITMDHFLMAYAGKQNKRIVERLRALGSNAVGLTAMDGGIAIGRRKPDLRIKEGDKVKILHGDHSGSIERVEPKLLRLLLDNGYMPVITPPAISHEGVAINIDGDRLAMEIASALQAERLLIFADTPGFMRDVSDERSVIPLIHLDEVERISEYGKGRARVKLLAAAQAIRRGIKAVGLLDGRGEHPLMRAFEGAGTWVTT
- a CDS encoding YggT family protein produces the protein MTTDRPAYSLRAEQAVWLLTGIVIALLIIRLLFKLLAASTQASFVTFIYDLTQVFVAPFHGIFNTAANGRNVFEPESLVAIAIYALIGWGLAALVRVVTRGGAPAR